From a single Miscanthus floridulus cultivar M001 chromosome 8, ASM1932011v1, whole genome shotgun sequence genomic region:
- the LOC136471582 gene encoding gamma-secretase subunit APH1-like isoform X1: MTLAAGLGYALIALGPAFSLFAGVVARKPFLVLTLLSSTLFWLISLIVLSGIWRGFLPIKSGAWWAYAILILTSVALQEGTRLVFWRLYKKMEEMLDAFADRISKPRLSLTDKMLISLAGGLGHGVAHAVFFCLSLLTPAFGRATFYIETCSKMPFFLASALIALGFLVIHTFSMIIAFNAYDERKKSDQVFVPVIHLAAAVMTLINLAPGGCLIGTPLLLVMAALTLQHCWRVACQRLTEHRHQQHNSN; this comes from the exons ATGACGTTGGCGGCGGGTCTGGGGTACGCCCTGATCGCACTGGGCCCCGCTTTCTCCCTCTTCGCCGGCGTCGTCGCCAGGAAGCCCTTCCTCGTCCTCACGCTGCTCTCCAG CACCTTGTTTTGGCTTATAAGTTTGATAGTCCTCTCGGGAATATGGAGGGGATTTCTTCCTATAAAGTCAGGAGCTTGGTGGGCATATGCGATTCTGATCCTTACATCTGTCGCATTGCAAGAAGGCACTCGTCTTGTGTTTTGGAGGCTTTACAA GAAAATGGAAGAGATGCTAGATGCTTTTGCTGATAGAATATCTAAGCCACGTCTTAGTTTGACTGACAAGATGCTCATTTCTTTAG CTGGTGGTTTAGGCCATGGAGTGGCTCATGCAGTCTTTTTCTGTCTCAGTCTTTTGACTCCAGCGTTTGGTCGAGCCACATTTTATATTGAAACGTGCTCAAAGATGCCATTTTTCCTTGCTTCAG CCCTAATTGCACTTGGATTCTTGGTCATCCATACGTTCTCAATGATTATTGCTTTTAATGCATATGATGAGAGAAAGAAAAGTGATCAAGTTTTTGTTCCAGTTATTCATTTGGCTGCTGCTGTGATG ACACTTATTAACCTCGCCCCAGGAGGCTGTCTCATTGGTACCCCACTGTTGTTGGTCATGGCTGCGCTTACCTTGCAGCACTGCTGGCGAGTGGCATGCCAGAGATTAACTGAGCACCGGCATCAGCAGCATAACAGCAACTAG
- the LOC136471582 gene encoding gamma-secretase subunit APH1-like isoform X2 yields MHPLSGTNNLGTLFWLISLIVLSGIWRGFLPIKSGAWWAYAILILTSVALQEGTRLVFWRLYKKMEEMLDAFADRISKPRLSLTDKMLISLAGGLGHGVAHAVFFCLSLLTPAFGRATFYIETCSKMPFFLASALIALGFLVIHTFSMIIAFNAYDERKKSDQVFVPVIHLAAAVMTLINLAPGGCLIGTPLLLVMAALTLQHCWRVACQRLTEHRHQQHNSN; encoded by the exons ATGCATCCATTATCTGGAACGAATAACCTGGG CACCTTGTTTTGGCTTATAAGTTTGATAGTCCTCTCGGGAATATGGAGGGGATTTCTTCCTATAAAGTCAGGAGCTTGGTGGGCATATGCGATTCTGATCCTTACATCTGTCGCATTGCAAGAAGGCACTCGTCTTGTGTTTTGGAGGCTTTACAA GAAAATGGAAGAGATGCTAGATGCTTTTGCTGATAGAATATCTAAGCCACGTCTTAGTTTGACTGACAAGATGCTCATTTCTTTAG CTGGTGGTTTAGGCCATGGAGTGGCTCATGCAGTCTTTTTCTGTCTCAGTCTTTTGACTCCAGCGTTTGGTCGAGCCACATTTTATATTGAAACGTGCTCAAAGATGCCATTTTTCCTTGCTTCAG CCCTAATTGCACTTGGATTCTTGGTCATCCATACGTTCTCAATGATTATTGCTTTTAATGCATATGATGAGAGAAAGAAAAGTGATCAAGTTTTTGTTCCAGTTATTCATTTGGCTGCTGCTGTGATG ACACTTATTAACCTCGCCCCAGGAGGCTGTCTCATTGGTACCCCACTGTTGTTGGTCATGGCTGCGCTTACCTTGCAGCACTGCTGGCGAGTGGCATGCCAGAGATTAACTGAGCACCGGCATCAGCAGCATAACAGCAACTAG
- the LOC136471583 gene encoding D-amino-acid transaminase, chloroplastic-like isoform X1, giving the protein MAHLPASPAAAVSTGHRVSPSARSCPSLPQLKTTVPSSIGAAAGPPWRPWRGVAAVATAATGSDKAAATGTIANANEVPVLSFSEVAERLDTFHVSGARNQNYMAMYSSIFGGITTDPSAMVIPIDDHMVHRGHGVFDTTAIMNGHLYELEQHLDRFLRSALMAKIPLPFDRSTIRSILIQTVSASNCTQGSLRYWLSVGPGDFQLSSSGCANPALYAVVIESPSLQVPSCCTVVTSSIPIKSPQFAVMKSVNYLPNALTKVEGEENGAFTGIWLDDEGFVAEGSNMNVGFVTKSKELLMPCFDKILSGCTARRVLTLAEHLVAHGKLSGVISRNVSVQEGKMADEMMLIGSGILVKPVVQWDDQIIGSGQEGPIAQALYDLILEDMRSGPPSVRIPVPY; this is encoded by the exons ATGGCCCACCTTCCCGCCTCTCCGGCGGCCGCGGTTTCCACCGGCCACCGCGTCTCGCCCTCGGCTCGCTCTTGCCCTTCCCTCCCGCAGCTGAAGACGACCGTACCGTCGTCGATAGGAGCCGCCGCGGGTCCCCCTTGGCGGCCATGGAGGGGAGTGGCAGCGGTGGCCACGGCCGCCACGGGCTCGGATAAGGCCG CAGCGACTGGAACAATTGCCAATGCAAACGAAGTTCCTGTCTTGTCTTTCTCTGAG GTTGCCGAAAGGCTCGATACATTCCATGTGTCTGGGGCTAGGAATCAAAATTACATGGCCATGTACTCTAGTATTTTTGGTGGAATTACAACAGACCCTTCTGCAATGGTGATACCAATTGATGATCACATGGTTCATAGAGGTCATGGGGTTTTTGATACTACTGCTATTATGAATGG TCACCTGTATGAGTTAGAACAACACCTTGACCGCTTCCTGAGGTCTGCATTGATGGCCAAAATACCATTACCTTTTGATCGCTCAACGATTAGAAGCATACTTATTCAAACTGTGAGTGCATCAAATTGCACCCAAGGATCACTCAGATACTGGTTGTCTGTCGGACCTGGAGACTTCCAGTTATCTTCATCTGGTTGTGCAAACCCAGCCCTCTATGCTGTTGTTATTGAAAGTCCATCCTTACAAGTACCGTCCTGCTGCACAGTGGTCACATCATCTATACCAATAAAGTCTCCACAATTTGCAGTCATGAAAAGTGTGAATTACTTGCCCAATGCACTCACCAAGGTGGAAGGCGAAGAGAATGGTGCATTTACTGGCATTTGGTTGGACGATGAGGGCTTTGTTGCAGAGGGTTCTAACATGAATGTTGGCTTTGTGACAAAGAGCAAGGAGCTTCTCATGCCTTGTTTTGACAAGATCCTGAGTGGGTGCACAGCAAGACGGGTTCTGACCCTCGCTGAGCATCTAGTAGCTCATGGAAAGCTCAGCGGGGTAATATCAAGGAATGTGAGTGTTCAGGAAGGGAAGATGGCCGATGAGATGATGCTCATCGGTAGTGGCATTCTTGTCAAACCTGTTGTTCAGTGGGATGATCAGATAATTGGCTCTG GACAAGAAGGCCCGATAGCTCAAGCACTTTATGACCTTATTCTTGAGGACATGAGATCTGGTCCGCCGTCTGTTCGTATCCCCGTCCCTTACTAA
- the LOC136471583 gene encoding D-amino-acid transaminase, chloroplastic-like isoform X2: MAHLPASPAAAVSTGHRVSPSARSCPSLPQLKTTVPSSIGAAAGPPWRPWRGVAAVATAATGSDKAATGTIANANEVPVLSFSEVAERLDTFHVSGARNQNYMAMYSSIFGGITTDPSAMVIPIDDHMVHRGHGVFDTTAIMNGHLYELEQHLDRFLRSALMAKIPLPFDRSTIRSILIQTVSASNCTQGSLRYWLSVGPGDFQLSSSGCANPALYAVVIESPSLQVPSCCTVVTSSIPIKSPQFAVMKSVNYLPNALTKVEGEENGAFTGIWLDDEGFVAEGSNMNVGFVTKSKELLMPCFDKILSGCTARRVLTLAEHLVAHGKLSGVISRNVSVQEGKMADEMMLIGSGILVKPVVQWDDQIIGSGQEGPIAQALYDLILEDMRSGPPSVRIPVPY; the protein is encoded by the exons ATGGCCCACCTTCCCGCCTCTCCGGCGGCCGCGGTTTCCACCGGCCACCGCGTCTCGCCCTCGGCTCGCTCTTGCCCTTCCCTCCCGCAGCTGAAGACGACCGTACCGTCGTCGATAGGAGCCGCCGCGGGTCCCCCTTGGCGGCCATGGAGGGGAGTGGCAGCGGTGGCCACGGCCGCCACGGGCTCGGATAAGGCCG CGACTGGAACAATTGCCAATGCAAACGAAGTTCCTGTCTTGTCTTTCTCTGAG GTTGCCGAAAGGCTCGATACATTCCATGTGTCTGGGGCTAGGAATCAAAATTACATGGCCATGTACTCTAGTATTTTTGGTGGAATTACAACAGACCCTTCTGCAATGGTGATACCAATTGATGATCACATGGTTCATAGAGGTCATGGGGTTTTTGATACTACTGCTATTATGAATGG TCACCTGTATGAGTTAGAACAACACCTTGACCGCTTCCTGAGGTCTGCATTGATGGCCAAAATACCATTACCTTTTGATCGCTCAACGATTAGAAGCATACTTATTCAAACTGTGAGTGCATCAAATTGCACCCAAGGATCACTCAGATACTGGTTGTCTGTCGGACCTGGAGACTTCCAGTTATCTTCATCTGGTTGTGCAAACCCAGCCCTCTATGCTGTTGTTATTGAAAGTCCATCCTTACAAGTACCGTCCTGCTGCACAGTGGTCACATCATCTATACCAATAAAGTCTCCACAATTTGCAGTCATGAAAAGTGTGAATTACTTGCCCAATGCACTCACCAAGGTGGAAGGCGAAGAGAATGGTGCATTTACTGGCATTTGGTTGGACGATGAGGGCTTTGTTGCAGAGGGTTCTAACATGAATGTTGGCTTTGTGACAAAGAGCAAGGAGCTTCTCATGCCTTGTTTTGACAAGATCCTGAGTGGGTGCACAGCAAGACGGGTTCTGACCCTCGCTGAGCATCTAGTAGCTCATGGAAAGCTCAGCGGGGTAATATCAAGGAATGTGAGTGTTCAGGAAGGGAAGATGGCCGATGAGATGATGCTCATCGGTAGTGGCATTCTTGTCAAACCTGTTGTTCAGTGGGATGATCAGATAATTGGCTCTG GACAAGAAGGCCCGATAGCTCAAGCACTTTATGACCTTATTCTTGAGGACATGAGATCTGGTCCGCCGTCTGTTCGTATCCCCGTCCCTTACTAA